The Parashewanella spongiae genome has a window encoding:
- a CDS encoding reverse transcriptase domain-containing protein — MRVYYSLYGRLLNKESLYNGFKKVWRAKGTAGIDEQSLEQFASNLSNELDKLLIELKTKQYRPSAVKRVEIPKDDGGVRKLGIPTVRDRIVQQCLNDILSPIFEEQFHPSSYGYQPHRSGHDAINKATMFIRQYDLKHVVDMGLSKCFDLLDQELILTSISRRVKDGSILRLIKQFLESGVKPITVIGIIYSWPLEWAKSVVLTEVNFLHMNIQCLSQTHQFQETSVLFL; from the coding sequence ATGAGAGTTTATTACAGCTTGTATGGTCGCTTACTTAACAAAGAATCACTGTACAACGGATTTAAGAAAGTGTGGAGAGCCAAAGGCACTGCTGGAATTGATGAGCAGAGCTTAGAGCAATTCGCCTCAAATCTGAGTAACGAACTTGATAAACTTCTTATCGAACTCAAGACCAAGCAATACCGACCTTCAGCCGTCAAACGGGTAGAAATCCCGAAAGATGATGGTGGAGTGAGAAAGCTTGGGATACCAACAGTTCGAGACCGAATCGTACAACAATGCCTAAACGATATACTAAGTCCGATATTTGAAGAGCAGTTCCATCCATCAAGCTATGGATATCAACCACACAGAAGCGGCCATGATGCCATAAACAAAGCCACGATGTTTATCCGTCAATATGACTTAAAACATGTGGTGGATATGGGTTTATCCAAATGCTTTGACTTACTCGACCAAGAGCTAATCTTAACGAGCATAAGCAGAAGGGTAAAAGATGGCAGTATCTTAAGGTTGATAAAACAGTTCCTTGAAAGCGGTGTTAAACCAATTACTGTAATTGGTATAATTTATTCTTGGCCACTGGAGTGGGCAAAGAGCGTGGTTTTAACTGAGGTGAACTTTCTTCATATGAACATTCAATGCCTGAGTCAGACTCATCAGTTTCAAGAGACGTCGGTATTGTTTCTGTAA
- the rpsO gene encoding 30S ribosomal protein S15, translating to MSLSAEAKAKIVAEHARFENDTGSTEVQVALLTAQINHLQGHFKQHIHDHHSRRGLLRMVNARRKLTAYLKRTDVARYTALIQKLGLRR from the coding sequence ATGTCACTAAGTGCTGAAGCGAAAGCAAAAATCGTAGCAGAGCATGCTCGTTTCGAAAATGATACTGGTTCAACTGAAGTTCAAGTTGCGTTGTTGACGGCTCAAATCAACCATTTACAAGGTCATTTCAAGCAACACATTCACGATCACCACTCTCGTCGTGGTTTGTTACGTATGGTTAACGCTCGTCGTAAGCTTACTGCTTACTTGAAGCGCACAGACGTAGCACGTTACACTGCTCTAATTCAAAAACTAGGTCTACGTCGTTAA
- the truB gene encoding tRNA pseudouridine(55) synthase TruB, translating into MARRSKGRRVNGIVLLDKSTGISSNFALQRVKRLFNANKAGHTGALDPLATGMLPVCLGEATKFSQHLLDSDKRYTVIAKLGVRTDTSDSDGEVVNTRPIDFSQTQLDEALDSFRGDIMQVPSMFSALKYQGQPLYKYAREGITVPREARPITVYELNFISLEDDELTLDVHCSKGTYIRTIVDDLGELLGCGAHVSMLRRIQVADYPFERIVTMEELEAIADEAIAADKDKYAELDKVLLPMDSAVACYPEINLPESLLVYVMQGQALQAPGLQPDQLVRITIGESRMFVGVGEMNDDGLLAPKRLIVLP; encoded by the coding sequence ATGGCTCGTCGTTCTAAAGGGCGCCGTGTTAACGGTATTGTGCTACTTGATAAGAGTACCGGTATCAGCTCCAACTTTGCTCTCCAAAGAGTAAAGCGTTTGTTTAATGCCAATAAAGCGGGCCATACAGGTGCACTCGATCCACTCGCAACTGGAATGTTACCTGTGTGTTTAGGTGAAGCTACAAAGTTTTCCCAGCACCTGCTTGACTCTGATAAGCGCTATACGGTTATCGCAAAACTTGGCGTTCGCACCGACACAAGCGATTCAGACGGTGAAGTAGTCAACACTCGCCCTATTGATTTTTCACAAACTCAGCTTGACGAAGCGCTTGATAGTTTCCGTGGTGATATTATGCAAGTGCCTTCTATGTTTTCGGCGCTCAAGTATCAAGGTCAACCTTTATATAAATATGCCCGAGAAGGTATCACAGTCCCTCGTGAAGCTAGACCTATCACGGTTTATGAGTTGAATTTTATTTCATTAGAAGATGATGAGCTGACACTTGATGTGCATTGCTCTAAAGGGACCTATATTCGAACAATTGTTGATGACTTAGGTGAGTTACTGGGTTGCGGAGCACACGTTTCAATGCTCAGACGCATTCAAGTTGCAGATTATCCGTTTGAACGAATTGTTACCATGGAAGAGCTGGAAGCTATTGCAGATGAAGCCATAGCTGCTGACAAAGATAAGTATGCTGAGCTAGATAAGGTTTTGCTGCCTATGGATAGCGCTGTAGCCTGTTACCCTGAAATTAACTTGCCAGAATCATTATTGGTGTATGTGATGCAAGGGCAAGCGTTGCAAGCGCCGGGTTTACAGCCAGATCAGTTAGTGAGAATTACCATTGGTGAAAGCCGAATGTTTGTTGGTGTTGGGGAAATGAATGATGATGGATTATTGGCACCAAAGCGTTTGATTGTCTTGCCATAG
- the rbfA gene encoding 30S ribosome-binding factor RbfA, with the protein MAKEFSRTRRIGQQLQQELAMVIQREIKDPRVGMVTVNEVEVSRDLSFARVFVTFFDEDESQVESKLEALSGASGYIRTLIAGRMKLRIMPQLKFVYDSSLVEGMRMSNLVTKIVSEDEAKSTASSDKCLDAESNSSEEQS; encoded by the coding sequence ATGGCTAAAGAATTCAGTCGTACTCGTCGTATTGGTCAGCAACTCCAACAAGAGTTAGCGATGGTAATACAACGCGAGATTAAAGATCCTCGGGTAGGTATGGTTACCGTGAACGAGGTTGAAGTATCGCGTGATTTAAGTTTTGCACGTGTGTTTGTCACTTTCTTCGATGAAGATGAGTCTCAGGTAGAAAGCAAATTAGAAGCTTTATCTGGTGCTTCAGGATACATACGTACTCTGATCGCAGGGCGGATGAAGTTACGCATTATGCCGCAACTTAAGTTTGTTTATGATAGCTCACTGGTTGAAGGTATGCGCATGTCGAATTTGGTGACAAAGATTGTAAGTGAAGACGAAGCAAAATCTACAGCTTCAAGTGATAAATGCCTAGATGCTGAAAGTAACTCTTCTGAGGAGCAATCTTAA
- the infB gene encoding translation initiation factor IF-2 — protein sequence MAETTVEKLATEVEKSVDRLIEQFAEAGIKKQQSDTVTEDEKSKLLTYLQKQHGGASQPAKMTLQRKTVSTLSVAGSGGQSKDVKVEVRKKRTFVKRDPAELAQQAEAEKLAAEEKAKAEAEAKKQAEAAAKEKAAAEAKAKAEKEAKAKAEKAEKAVKAKAKPEVKETKENEAARKEAERLQAAKDEAALKKQTEEAAAAAEKARLLAEENSKRWAEEEKRRKEAEKNSDHHITTSTAARAAEDKSDAEEESRGRRSRSNNKRGKGRNRDRDNRNNRRNNKTTAPESMAHGFNKPVAAVNRDIKIGETISVAELAQKMAVKATEIIKQMMKMGSMVTINQVLDQETAQLVAEEMGHKVVLTRENELEHQVLSDRGEDLIAEARAPVVTIMGHVDHGKTSLLDYIRRAKVASGEAGGITQHIGAYHVETDNGMITFLDTPGHAAFTSMRARGAKATDIVVLVVAADDGVMPQTIEAIQHAKAAGVPLIVAVNKVDKPEADFERVRSELSQHGVMSEDWGGDHMFVNVSAKVGTGIDELLEGILLQSEVLELKAIREGMASGVVVESKLDKGRGPVATVLVQEGTLRQGDIVLCGLEYGKIRAMKDENGQPIVEAGPSIPVEILGLSGVPQAGDEATVVKDERKAREVALYRQGKFRDVKLARQQKAKLENMFANMTEGEVAELNIILKADVQGSLEAICDSLTKLSTDEVKVSIIARGVGALTETDATLAAASNAIMIGFNVRADAQARKTIDAESVDLRYYSIIYNLIDEVKSAMSGMLAPEFRQEIIGLAEVRDVFKSPKLGAIAGCMVTEGTIKRSAPIRVLRENVVIYEGELESLRRFKDDVQDVRNGMECGIGVKNYNDVRVGDQIEVFETVEIARTL from the coding sequence ATGGCAGAAACTACAGTAGAGAAACTGGCGACGGAAGTCGAAAAAAGCGTTGATCGTTTGATCGAGCAATTCGCTGAAGCCGGTATTAAAAAACAACAATCAGATACCGTGACTGAAGATGAAAAAAGCAAATTGCTTACTTATCTTCAAAAGCAGCATGGTGGCGCATCTCAACCAGCTAAAATGACTCTACAGCGTAAAACTGTATCGACATTGAGCGTAGCAGGCAGCGGTGGACAATCTAAAGACGTAAAAGTAGAAGTGCGCAAAAAACGAACTTTTGTTAAACGCGATCCAGCTGAACTTGCGCAACAAGCTGAAGCCGAGAAGTTAGCGGCTGAAGAAAAAGCGAAAGCTGAAGCTGAAGCGAAGAAGCAAGCTGAAGCTGCGGCGAAAGAAAAAGCCGCAGCAGAAGCCAAAGCGAAAGCTGAAAAAGAAGCTAAAGCAAAAGCTGAAAAAGCCGAGAAAGCTGTAAAAGCTAAGGCTAAGCCTGAAGTGAAAGAAACAAAAGAAAACGAAGCTGCCAGAAAAGAAGCTGAGCGTCTTCAAGCCGCTAAAGATGAAGCTGCACTTAAAAAACAAACAGAAGAAGCCGCGGCAGCAGCTGAAAAAGCACGTTTGTTAGCAGAAGAAAACTCGAAGCGTTGGGCTGAAGAAGAAAAGCGTCGTAAAGAAGCTGAAAAGAATTCTGATCACCATATCACAACGTCTACAGCAGCTCGTGCTGCTGAAGATAAGTCTGATGCGGAAGAAGAAAGTCGTGGACGCAGAAGCCGCTCTAATAATAAGAGAGGTAAAGGTCGCAACCGTGACCGTGATAACCGCAATAATCGCCGTAATAATAAAACCACGGCTCCAGAGTCAATGGCACATGGCTTTAACAAGCCAGTAGCCGCTGTTAACCGTGACATTAAAATTGGCGAAACTATCTCAGTAGCTGAACTTGCCCAAAAAATGGCTGTTAAAGCCACTGAAATCATCAAGCAAATGATGAAAATGGGTTCAATGGTTACGATTAACCAAGTGCTAGATCAAGAAACCGCACAGTTGGTTGCTGAAGAAATGGGCCATAAAGTTGTGCTCACACGTGAAAACGAACTTGAGCATCAAGTCCTTTCTGATCGTGGTGAAGACTTAATTGCTGAAGCTCGGGCTCCAGTTGTTACTATCATGGGACACGTTGATCACGGTAAGACATCTTTACTTGATTATATCCGTCGCGCAAAAGTAGCCTCTGGCGAAGCAGGTGGTATTACTCAGCATATTGGTGCATATCACGTTGAAACTGACAACGGTATGATCACTTTCCTAGATACTCCTGGTCACGCTGCGTTTACCTCTATGCGTGCTCGTGGTGCTAAAGCAACAGATATTGTTGTGTTGGTTGTGGCTGCAGATGATGGTGTTATGCCGCAAACCATTGAAGCGATTCAGCATGCTAAAGCCGCTGGAGTACCTTTGATAGTTGCCGTCAACAAAGTTGATAAGCCTGAAGCTGATTTTGAGCGTGTGAGAAGTGAGCTTTCTCAACACGGTGTTATGTCAGAAGATTGGGGCGGTGATCACATGTTCGTTAACGTATCTGCGAAAGTGGGTACAGGTATCGATGAACTGTTAGAAGGTATTCTACTTCAATCAGAAGTACTTGAGCTTAAAGCTATTCGTGAAGGCATGGCTTCAGGTGTTGTTGTTGAATCTAAACTTGATAAAGGTCGCGGCCCAGTTGCTACGGTTCTGGTACAAGAAGGTACATTACGCCAAGGTGATATCGTTCTATGTGGTCTTGAGTACGGTAAGATTCGTGCGATGAAAGATGAGAATGGTCAACCTATTGTAGAAGCAGGCCCATCTATTCCAGTTGAGATTTTAGGTCTATCTGGTGTACCTCAAGCCGGTGATGAAGCGACAGTGGTTAAAGATGAGCGTAAAGCGCGTGAAGTAGCATTGTATCGTCAAGGTAAATTCCGTGATGTGAAACTGGCTCGTCAGCAAAAAGCGAAGCTTGAAAATATGTTCGCTAACATGACAGAAGGCGAAGTTGCTGAGCTTAACATTATCCTTAAAGCGGACGTACAAGGTTCTCTTGAAGCGATTTGTGACTCTCTAACTAAGCTTTCAACTGATGAAGTTAAGGTGAGCATTATTGCTCGTGGTGTTGGTGCTCTGACAGAAACAGATGCAACACTTGCCGCAGCTTCTAATGCAATCATGATTGGTTTTAACGTTCGTGCTGATGCACAAGCGCGTAAAACGATTGACGCTGAAAGTGTTGATTTGCGTTACTACAGCATCATTTATAATTTGATTGATGAAGTTAAATCAGCGATGAGTGGTATGCTCGCGCCTGAATTTAGACAAGAAATCATTGGTCTTGCTGAAGTACGTGATGTATTTAAGTCTCCTAAACTTGGCGCAATTGCTGGTTGTATGGTGACAGAAGGTACCATTAAACGCAGTGCTCCTATTCGTGTATTGCGTGAAAACGTTGTGATTTACGAAGGTGAGCTGGAGTCTCTACGTCGCTTTAAAGATGACGTACAAGATGTTCGTAATGGCATGGAATGTGGTATTGGTGTTAAGAACTACAATGATGTTCGCGTTGGTGATCAGATTGAAGTATTCGAAACCGTCGAAATTGCAAGAACCTTGTAA
- the nusA gene encoding transcription termination factor NusA yields MNKEILLVAEAVSNEKGVPREKIFEALEIALATATKKKYEGEIDVRVSIDRKTGNYDTFRRWLVVQPEDGFTLENPFAEITFEAAEFDTPGVQIGEYIEDQIESVKFDRITTQTAKQVIVQKVREAERAQVVEQFAQHEGELITGIVKKSSRETVVIDLGNNADGVLFKEDIIARETFRPGDRVRSLLYSVRPEARGAQLFLTRTKPEMLIELFRVEVPEIADEMIEIMGASRDPGSRAKIAVKSNDKRIDPIGACVGMRGARVQAVSNELSGERVDIVLWDDNAAQYVINAMAPADVASIIVDEDNHSMDIAVEEGSLAQAIGRNGQNVRLATQLTGWELNVMTVEDMKAKHQAESVKVVNLFVSSLDIDEDFAQMLADEGFTSLEEIAYVPTSELLEIDGLDEEIVEALRERAKSAISTLALATEEALDGAQPSEDLLGLEGLERHLAFVFASKGVVTLEDLAEQGVDDLIEIEELTEERAGELIMAARNICWFGDEA; encoded by the coding sequence ATGAATAAAGAGATTCTGCTGGTCGCGGAGGCGGTATCAAACGAGAAAGGTGTACCCCGTGAGAAAATTTTTGAAGCGTTAGAAATCGCTTTAGCTACGGCTACAAAGAAAAAGTACGAGGGCGAAATCGACGTACGTGTTTCTATTGACCGTAAAACGGGTAACTACGATACATTTCGTCGTTGGTTAGTTGTACAGCCTGAAGATGGGTTCACACTAGAGAATCCATTTGCTGAAATTACTTTTGAAGCTGCAGAATTTGACACTCCAGGTGTTCAAATCGGTGAATATATCGAAGATCAAATTGAATCCGTTAAATTTGATCGGATCACCACGCAAACTGCGAAGCAAGTAATCGTTCAAAAGGTTCGTGAAGCTGAGCGCGCACAAGTTGTCGAGCAGTTTGCACAGCATGAAGGCGAATTAATTACGGGTATCGTTAAGAAAAGTAGCCGTGAAACAGTGGTCATCGATTTAGGTAACAATGCTGATGGTGTGCTGTTCAAAGAAGATATCATTGCTCGGGAAACATTCCGTCCGGGCGACAGAGTACGATCTTTGTTGTATTCAGTCCGCCCTGAAGCTCGAGGCGCACAGTTATTTTTGACGCGAACTAAGCCGGAGATGTTGATTGAGCTTTTCCGTGTAGAAGTACCGGAAATTGCTGACGAAATGATTGAAATCATGGGCGCATCTCGTGATCCAGGCTCTAGAGCAAAGATTGCCGTTAAGTCAAACGACAAACGTATTGATCCAATCGGTGCTTGTGTTGGTATGCGTGGTGCTCGAGTTCAAGCTGTGTCGAATGAGCTTAGTGGTGAACGTGTTGACATCGTATTGTGGGATGATAATGCCGCTCAATACGTGATTAACGCTATGGCACCTGCTGATGTGGCGTCAATCATCGTTGATGAAGATAACCACTCAATGGACATTGCCGTTGAAGAAGGTAGCTTAGCTCAAGCGATTGGACGTAATGGTCAAAATGTACGTTTAGCGACTCAGCTTACTGGCTGGGAGCTTAATGTCATGACAGTTGAAGACATGAAAGCAAAACATCAAGCTGAAAGCGTTAAGGTAGTTAATCTATTTGTTAGCTCACTCGACATTGATGAAGATTTTGCTCAAATGTTGGCTGACGAGGGCTTTACTTCACTAGAAGAAATCGCTTACGTACCAACATCTGAATTGCTTGAAATTGATGGATTGGATGAAGAGATTGTTGAAGCGTTACGTGAAAGAGCAAAATCTGCGATTTCAACATTAGCTTTAGCAACGGAAGAAGCCTTGGATGGAGCGCAACCAAGTGAAGATTTACTTGGTTTAGAAGGATTAGAACGTCATCTTGCATTTGTTTTCGCAAGTAAAGGTGTCGTGACGTTAGAAGATTTAGCCGAACAAGGCGTAGATGATTTGATCGAAATAGAAGAATTGACAGAAGAAAGAGCTGGTGAGCTGATCATGGCGGCCCGCAATATCTGTTGGTTTGGCGATGAAGCATAA
- the rimP gene encoding ribosome maturation factor RimP — protein sequence MARLESKLAAMLSVPVEASGFSLWGIDLVQAGKHSTLRVYIDSDDGITIENCAEASRQISAVLDVEDPISNEYTLEVSSPGVDRPLFTAEQYATYLGEDIKILLHMPVNGSRKLTGTVTKVEGQMLSLEVNGKETLIALDNVRKGNLIAKF from the coding sequence TTGGCAAGATTAGAATCCAAGCTTGCAGCTATGTTAAGCGTACCGGTCGAAGCATCAGGCTTTTCGTTATGGGGAATCGACTTAGTACAAGCGGGTAAGCATTCTACATTAAGGGTGTACATCGACAGTGACGACGGCATCACCATTGAAAATTGTGCAGAAGCCAGCCGTCAAATAAGTGCTGTGCTGGATGTAGAAGATCCAATTTCCAACGAATATACCCTAGAGGTATCTTCACCTGGTGTCGATCGGCCGTTATTTACCGCCGAGCAATATGCGACTTATCTGGGTGAAGACATAAAAATTTTATTGCACATGCCGGTAAACGGCAGTCGTAAATTAACAGGCACCGTGACAAAAGTAGAAGGTCAAATGCTTTCTCTTGAAGTTAATGGTAAAGAAACGCTAATTGCTTTAGACAATGTTCGTAAAGGCAATTTAATAGCGAAGTTTTGA